GCCCCATACCAAATATAGAGTGAAAGTAACTGAAAGCTCTGTAAAAAATGATAAATACACCACAACCACTGCTTCCGATAATAAGTAACAGATAACCAAATGAGACCTAGCAAAACTACAAACATCAGCAAATAAAGCGGTATTGAAATGGATGGTGGGCTTGTCTGAACAGTTGTAAAAAAATCGGTCATAAATCTCCTTCAGAATAGTTAAATAAGTGATATGGCAATGGTCAGAACTAAGAAACTAATTATTTGAAAATAAAACTCGCTTAATTTCTTCTAATTCAGAAATAGTATTATTAAAAGTCAGTTTCTCCCAGTCACTTTGACATTTACTTTCGAATGTGCTTTTACTTGTTAAATAGTCACTTTCTTTATTAAAAAATTTATAAGCAACGGCTTGAGTAGCATACTTCCAATAATCATCCTCATCGTCATTATTTTTAATAATTTTTAATAATTCTTTATAGGTCTTCTGAGCTTCAAGTTTAGCATAGTAAACTTTCTCTTCATCTTTTGAATAATTAAAAGCTTCCAAAAGTAAACAATTGATATAATTTTCCCCAGGATAGTAGTCATTTGTCACAATATATGCTTTTTTAGAAAAAGCGATCGCCCTTCTTAAATAATCTGGATTTTTATTAACACGATATAAATTTTTATAGATTGCTGCAGCAATACTTAAACTTTCAACCTCTAGGGTTTTATCTAGTGGAAGTTTGTTAATGATTTCTAAAGCTTCCATTAACGCATCTGTCTGAGTTGGTTCTTTAGACTTATAAGTCGCCAAAGCCAATTGCTGAACGAAATAAATCTCATCTGGAGATTTTTGAGATAACTGTTTCCAATATTTTTTGGCTTGCTTAAAATCATTATCTAGCATTGCTTGCTTTGCAGATTTAATTAAATTTCCAATGATTTTTGTATTTTTTGTAGCTTTCACAGCATTATATTGATATTCCTGATCATAGGAAGGTGGGGTTACCTTAGGAAGATAGGTGTAAAATGGACTGTCTATTTTTTCTTCTTCGGGCTTGTTTAACAATGCTTCCTCAACATATTTCTTCAATTTATTTCTTATTGGAAAACTTTCATCAGATTCCAATTTTTCACCAAAATTATTGTATGTAAGAATTCTCGTGTGATTTAAATCAAAGCCAAACTCCTTTTCTCTTTTTTGACACATAATAATTGTTGAAAAAGGTCGGAGTGCATGACGAACTCCAAGCTCATAAAGTGCATTGGCATTATCAGTTGTAATATCTGCAATAACAAGTTCGGCTTTTAACAATAAATTGTACATATTTTTGTCAATAACATTAGAGCCAACTAACTCATCCGCTCGAATTAATTCAAAATTCGGAAATTCCTCATAAAATAAAGGCTGGATAACTTTTTCATATGTTTCATCTAAATTAATATTTCTTCCAGTGTAGGGATCTGTCTTCTTCCCAAATCCCATAACAACAAAACAATACTTTTTACCATTCACTGTTAGCTCCTCCTATCTAAAAATTTCAACAGTCCCAGATTCAGCATAGATATTTCTGAAATTAAGATTCCCGTATTTTTTTCGCTCAAAAGAGGTAATTTGTTTAGGAACAAAAGTAACTGTCATCCCTTCTTCAATTTTATCTGGAAGATTAGAATTTTCATTTCTTAAATACAGTTGCAGCCAATGTTTCTCACCTTTATGAAATTCTTCACCTGTAGGTAACAAAGTGTCTAATTCTAAAAAAATATTATCATGTACTTTATTATTAACTTTTGTAATTTTAGCAGTGTATTGCTTACCAATAACAGAAATTTTATGTAATTTATCACAGCATCTTTCTACTTCACTCTCAATTCTCTCCTCTTCACAAATTCCAATATACTCTTTAATGATTTTTCTTACAAAATTTTTCAAATCATTTTTACAACGACTATCGCCATTCAGATAAATTCCCTTTACATTTTTATCCAAACAACTATCCAAATATTCTTGTTGTCTTTGATTAAATCCTGGCAGAAAGAATATAAAATAATTATTCTTTTTCACCCAAGTTGCTCCCATCTCATTCAAACAAACAACACTCGAAAAATATTCTGGAGATAATAAAAATAAAACAATTGGCTTTGAACTAAGTCCTTTTTGCAAAAAATCATAAATATTGTTTCCAACAGGTATGCCATTTGTAGAGCTTGAAGTATAAATTAATTGATGGTTCTGCAAACCAACACCAATTAACAATGCCTTTATAATGTCACCATAATTACTATTTTTTGAATTATGACTTATAAAAATTAATGGCAGAGTTTCTTCGTGATTAAACAATTTACTCCAAAAAACCTTATTCATTTTTAGTCCCCCACTAAATATTTAAAATAAATGTTATCAGATTTTTCAAAATTTTTCTACTTTTTCAAAAAATAGTTCTGAACATTCAATTCAGAACTATAAAATTTTACCCTTCCAAACACTCCACAACTTGGGCCAATTTCATGGAATTTGATCCCTTTAGAAGTATTTGGTCATTAGGGCCTAATACCTTTTGAATTTGCTCAGTGAGCTCATCTACCTGATCAGCTTGGGCAAAATAATACCATTTCCCTACTGAATAAACTTGGGCGACTTCATCTGCTAGAGCTTGCATTAGTGGTCCAAAAAGAAAAATACGATCTATCACTGCAGGATCTAGACTAGCAATCATGGCTGCATGTAAGGCTAATTCACTGTCTCCTAATTCTTTCATATCTGCCAGCACCGCAATTTTTTTACCACCATTATTTGCTGGAATGCTGGAGAAAGTCTCCAAAATCAGTTTCATAGCTGTTGGATTAGCATTATAAACATCAGATAAGATATCTGCACCGTTAGCCGCTTTTTTCCATTCCGTTCGATTACGAGTTAGATTGAGCTGAGCCAGTGCAGAGATAATCTTTTCTTCAGAGATATTAAGCAGTTTTCCAACATAGCTAGCAATCATAGCATTGGTAGCATTATATTTACCAGTTACTGGCAATTTAATCTCATTATCTAGGAAATTCGTTTTAAAGTTCAAATAGTTTTTATGCTCTTCTAATTCGGTCACAAAAATATCTTCATCAGCTCCAAAGCGAATAACCTTTTGCTTTTCTGGTAAAAATGAATTAATGATTTTATCCGCTGGTGCAATAAGAATCCCATGACCATCCATTCCTTGAGTAATTTGCATTTTTCCTTCAGCAATTTTCTCACGGCTGCCAAAGAACTCTAAATGAGCTTCACCAATCAAGGTGACAACAGCTATGTGAGGATGGGTAAGATTAGACAGAAGGGCAATATCACCGAGATGGTCCTGACCCATTTCAAGTACAATTTTTTCAGTATCATCAGGCATGTGTAAAACTGTATAAGGCAGACCAATTTCATTATTATAATTACCTTGTGTCTTGTAAGTTTTGTAAGTAGTTGCTAAAATAGTTGCTATCATGTCCTTTGTGGTTGTTTTTCCATTAGAGCCTGTTACAGCAATAACATCAACCCGCATTTTCTCCAAATAGTATTGCGCCAAATCCTGAAAAGCTTTCAAGCAATCTACAACTAAAATATAGGGATAATCACTGGTTATGTTTTTTTCGGAAAAAGTAGCAACAGCACCATTGGCAAAAGCAGTATCAATAAACTCATGGCCATCACGCGCACCCTGCAGAGGTAAAAATAAATCACCTGTCTTTATCTGGCGGCTGTCAAATTCAATAGCATTGATGGTAAGATCTTCAAAAAGACTGACATCATTTTGAGCACCTACAACCGAGGCTATCTCTTGTAAAGTTAACTTCATTTTGCTTCTCCTAAAAAATAAAAGAGCTTTTCGCTCTTTTATTATAACATAAACAAATTAGAGATTCTCAGCGGATTTACTTTCTTTCTGTTAAATGAGATTGTGAATGATTTTTCCACCAAGATGATAGAATGGAACCAGAAATATTATGCCAAATAGAAAAAATAGTTGAAGGAATAGCTGCTTGCGGAACAAAATATTTCATGGCAAGTGTTGCCCCCAAACTAGAGTCTTGCATACCAACCTCAAAAGTAATAGCTTTTTGCTGTGGTTCTTCTAAATGCAATAATTTGGCAAAAGCATACCCCAGACTATAGCCGCACAGGTTATGAAGCATAACAACCGGAATCACTAAGGCTGTAGCTGCTGTGAAAATATTGGCGTGATTAGCTGAAACAACAGCACCAATAATCAAAAGAATAGCGACCTGTGAGATCAAGGGCATTAGTTTAATGACAGCAGCGATTTTCTTGCCAAAAAAGGTATGAATCAGCACCCCTAAAATAATGGGAACAACAACAATTCGTAAAGTAGATAAAAAGAGGCTGAGCGCTGGCACTGCAATATATTGTCCAGCCAAAACAGATAAGAGCAAAGGCAGCATTACAGGTGCCAACAAGGTTGATAAAATTTCAATAGATACATCCAAAGCCACATCACCACCAGACAGAAAAGCCATAACACTAGACGATGTACCACTAGGACAAGAACCAACTAAAATGACTCCTGCTGCTGTTGCACCCTTCAAATGAAAAATCAAGCAGAGCAGCCAAGCCAAGCTCGGCATAATAACATAGTGAGCGACTGTCCCCAAAGCAACGGGCACTGGACGTTTGGAGATTCTTACAAAATCTTCAGTAGTCAAAGTCAGCCCCATTCCGAACA
This region of Streptococcus mutans genomic DNA includes:
- a CDS encoding UDP-N-acetylmuramoyl-tripeptide--D-alanyl-D-alanine ligase — its product is MKLTLQEIASVVGAQNDVSLFEDLTINAIEFDSRQIKTGDLFLPLQGARDGHEFIDTAFANGAVATFSEKNITSDYPYILVVDCLKAFQDLAQYYLEKMRVDVIAVTGSNGKTTTKDMIATILATTYKTYKTQGNYNNEIGLPYTVLHMPDDTEKIVLEMGQDHLGDIALLSNLTHPHIAVVTLIGEAHLEFFGSREKIAEGKMQITQGMDGHGILIAPADKIINSFLPEKQKVIRFGADEDIFVTELEEHKNYLNFKTNFLDNEIKLPVTGKYNATNAMIASYVGKLLNISEEKIISALAQLNLTRNRTEWKKAANGADILSDVYNANPTAMKLILETFSSIPANNGGKKIAVLADMKELGDSELALHAAMIASLDPAVIDRIFLFGPLMQALADEVAQVYSVGKWYYFAQADQVDELTEQIQKVLGPNDQILLKGSNSMKLAQVVECLEG
- a CDS encoding bile acid:sodium symporter family protein — protein: MESLTQFSKKLSKWFTLVVVIWAVFNYFLPTTSSWVIPNTSYLLGIILFGMGLTLTTEDFVRISKRPVPVALGTVAHYVIMPSLAWLLCLIFHLKGATAAGVILVGSCPSGTSSSVMAFLSGGDVALDVSIEILSTLLAPVMLPLLLSVLAGQYIAVPALSLFLSTLRIVVVPIILGVLIHTFFGKKIAAVIKLMPLISQVAILLIIGAVVSANHANIFTAATALVIPVVMLHNLCGYSLGYAFAKLLHLEEPQQKAITFEVGMQDSSLGATLAMKYFVPQAAIPSTIFSIWHNISGSILSSWWKNHSQSHLTERK
- a CDS encoding toll/interleukin-1 receptor domain-containing protein: MNKVFWSKLFNHEETLPLIFISHNSKNSNYGDIIKALLIGVGLQNHQLIYTSSSTNGIPVGNNIYDFLQKGLSSKPIVLFLLSPEYFSSVVCLNEMGATWVKKNNYFIFFLPGFNQRQQEYLDSCLDKNVKGIYLNGDSRCKNDLKNFVRKIIKEYIGICEEERIESEVERCCDKLHKISVIGKQYTAKITKVNNKVHDNIFLELDTLLPTGEEFHKGEKHWLQLYLRNENSNLPDKIEEGMTVTFVPKQITSFERKKYGNLNFRNIYAESGTVEIFR
- a CDS encoding tetratricopeptide repeat-containing protein; its protein translation is MNGKKYCFVVMGFGKKTDPYTGRNINLDETYEKVIQPLFYEEFPNFELIRADELVGSNVIDKNMYNLLLKAELVIADITTDNANALYELGVRHALRPFSTIIMCQKREKEFGFDLNHTRILTYNNFGEKLESDESFPIRNKLKKYVEEALLNKPEEEKIDSPFYTYLPKVTPPSYDQEYQYNAVKATKNTKIIGNLIKSAKQAMLDNDFKQAKKYWKQLSQKSPDEIYFVQQLALATYKSKEPTQTDALMEALEIINKLPLDKTLEVESLSIAAAIYKNLYRVNKNPDYLRRAIAFSKKAYIVTNDYYPGENYINCLLLEAFNYSKDEEKVYYAKLEAQKTYKELLKIIKNNDDEDDYWKYATQAVAYKFFNKESDYLTSKSTFESKCQSDWEKLTFNNTISELEEIKRVLFSNN